Proteins encoded by one window of Hylaeus volcanicus isolate JK05 chromosome 7, UHH_iyHylVolc1.0_haploid, whole genome shotgun sequence:
- the LOC128879972 gene encoding uncharacterized protein LOC128879972, translated as MSTPATDPLPSTVSGELTTALLPTVTKIDTRLDVNPISVVLAVSIVCILAPITITGNSIILAAFYRYKRLRTASNYLLVSLAVSDFGIGVFMPFGMQLELSGLPENGVSTLCIIPYCIAIALCSVSVLVTVAIAVDRLTSLAQPLRYKNIITHSSIEKYIAVFWIYAIAVGLSPLIYAKTIGETQPHSGNCRFGAAVLPPVRVFLVVAVWAPSALVLLGCYMYVYLVARAHARAIYTVELSFRHQTQTMALPRYGQTLAVTVGAFLILWLPFQTCMLLDIFCGTEILSEWAVVWLGLPIMAHSGVNPWIYAFHHGEMRVAAGKITEKLVALLGVTPSRYGCSPLRRGSNTNLELAEVNNSNDNRRHPVEDCFAAKPNSTLYTSRRCLNASGRHTDISPEKNVDHGSSKSRNSDIVDEDIHDLTKMLDLKYIIDRNHMIDSNHNIDKIKNLKYLLDPTFNKIRHLRRLNHKRLTSKNFSKASEPKFISYQNLKSDGTLNRKALQMNTMSDPVLSADSPMVHTKDFNDALNSANGKRRNSNLCSLSDPNIKAAIGHSSDVNLRLPTSGNVVETHRYSVQNLDHNRCDGGLAKHVMLSRQLENQRRFHVYPRPRVKISNPFGRTSPNLNLKLQNSYTSPSTPDSARSSLLSSQKTSPKHVIITPNHLANVIHLDHATPRHLEPRDTASRLLQARRNIEILKHSESINTIEPMTHVRLLEPYRVMETLNVPTIHSEPPSPIDPLPLASLQEENTRNSDSSKPSIDIDRSKSPLNNRRSPVRHSDPVIPSVLLNIEDYSEDCDNKDTFSQDGSSSNLPLSGLAPSIEPIDLFEALMKNSERFREGRLPEPIFAEHDSTRFSSRRPSDSKWSESSRSQEILSNVGEHQTFPSSYSVNNFQVCNSGSDLNDLTSLDPFMCPDALTSSLRESFFSAPSVPDSEIFTSFEENDESIQTPDSERELSPCHFASTMSRKRSMNEAEFQSKSTDSMFRNRSTRSCTILRLEPSLHLSRLRVRPGTNYIIKDMAGRGNKRLAPLATPTPTDICTPTFEFVSEIKGDNGVGVRV; from the exons ATGTCAACGCCCGCTACCGACCCGCTGCCATCCACCGTTTCCGGGGAATTGACGACCGCCCTTCTGCCGACGGTTACCAAGATCGATACGCGGCTGGATGTCAATCCAATTTCGGTGGTTTTGGCGGTGTCAATAGTCTGCATTTTAGCACCAATCACCATCACGGGAAACTCCATTATTCTGGCGGCGTTCTATAGATACAAGAGGCTACGGACTGCATCCAATTACCTCCTGGTCTCCTTGGCCGTCAGCGACTTCGGG ATCGGAGTGTTTATGCCCTTTGGGATGCAGCTGGAGCTGTCCGGTCTCCCGGAGAATGGCGTGTCCACTTTGTGCATAATCCCTTACTGCATAGCGATCGCGCTGTGCAGCGTGAGCGTCCTGGTGACCGTGGCCATCGCCGTCGATCGCCTAACTTCGCTGGCGCAACCCCTCAGATACAAGAACATCATCACCCACAGCAGCATCGAGAAGTACATCGCTGTCTTCTGGATCTACGCGATCGCCGTGGGCCTCTCGCCGTTGATTTACGCGAAGACCATAGGCGAGACCCAACCTCACAG CGGGAACTGCAGGTTCGGGGCAGCGGTGCTTCCGCCTGTGAGGGTGTTCCTGGTGGTCGCCGTATGGGCGCCAAGCGCCCTCGTGCTTCTGGGTTGCTACATGTACGTGTACCTGGTGGCTCGTGCACACGCACGTGCGATTTATACGGTGGAACTGTCGTTCAGGCATCAAACGCAGACCATGGCATTGCCGCGTTACGGTCAAACACTGGCAGTCACGGTCGGCGCGTTTCTCATCCTCTGGCTTCCCTTTCAA ACATGCATGTTGCTGGACATCTTCTGTGGGACGGAAATCCTCTCCGAATGGGCGGTGGTATGGCTCGGGCTGCCCATAATGGCTCACAGCGGCGTGAATCCGTGGATCTACGCTTTCCACCACGGCGAGATGAGGGTGGCAGCTGGAAAAATCACTGAAAAATTAGTGGCTTTACTCGGAGTGACTCCCAGTCGATACGGTTGCTCCCCTTTGAGACGCGGCTCCAACACGAACCTGGAATTAGCAGAGGTGAACAACAGCAACGATAACAGAAGGCATCCCGTGGAGGACTGCTTCGCTGCGAAACCAAACAGTACTTTGTACACCAGCAGACGATGCTTGAACGCTTCAGGAAGACACACGGACATCTCGCCCGAGAAGAACGTCGATCACGGATCCTCCAAAAGCAGAAACTCCGACATAGTCGACGAGGACATCCACGATTTGACCAAGATGCTCGACCTCAAGTACATAATCGACCGCAATCACATGATCGACTCGAACCACAACATAGATAAGATCAAGAACCTCAAATACCTACTAGACCCCACGTTCAACAAGATTCGTCACCTGAGGCGACTGAACCACAAGAGACTCACCAGCAAGAACTTCTCCAAAGCGTCAGAGCCTAAGTTTATCTCCTATCAGAACCTGAAGAGCGATGGAACCTTGAATCGCAAGGCACTGCAGATGAACACTATGTCTGATCCTGTTCTGAGCGCCGACAGCCCCATGGTGCACACCAAGGACTTCAACGATGCCCTAAACTCGGCCAATGGTAAACGAAGAAACTCTAATCTCTGCTCTTTGTCAGATCCTAACATCAAAGCTGCGATAGGGCACTCCTCCGACGTGAATCTCAGGTTACCCACTAGCGGGAACGTGGTCGAGACGCACAGATACTCCGTGCAGAACTTGGACCACAACAGGTGCGACGGAGGTCTAGCTAAGCACGTGATGCTGTCACGACAGTTGGAGAATCAGAGGAGATTCCACGTTTACCCCCGTCCACGAGTGAAAATCAGCAACCCTTTTGGCAGAACGAGTcctaatttgaatttaaagcTTCAGAACAGCTACACGTCGCCGTCCACGCCGGACAGCGCGAGGTCGAGCCTGTTGAGCAGCCAGAAGACGTCCCCTAAGCACGTGATAATCACTCCTAACCATCTGGCCAACGTGATCCACCTGGATCACGCAACGCCGCGGCACCTGGAGCCCAGAGACACGGCCTCCAGGTTGCTGCAAGCCAGAAGGAACATCGAGATACTAAAACATTCCGAGTCGATAAACACCATCGAACCTATGACTCACGTCAGGTTGCTAGAGCCTTACAGAGTCATGGAGACCCTCAACGTCCCGACGATACACTCGGAACCGCCCAGCCCCATAGATCCTCTCCCTCTAGCGTCCCTACAAGAGGAAAATACGAGGAACTCCGACTCGTCGAAGCCCTCAATCGATATCGACCGATCCAAGTCCCCTCTGAACAATAGGAGAAGTCCAGTCAGACATTCTGACCCTGTGATACCATCCGTCTTGCTGAACATCGAGGACTACAGCGAGGATTGCGATAACAAGGACACATTCAGTCAAGACGGTTCCTCGAGTAACCTCCCCTTGTCTGGCCTGGCGCCCTCGATAGAGCCTATAGATCTGTTCGAGGCGTTGATGAAGAACTCGGAGAGGTTTAGAGAGGGCAGACTTCCAGAACCAATCTTCGCTGAACACGACTCCACGAGGTTCAGCTCGCGCAGACCTTCGGATTCGAAGTGGTCGGAGTCTTCAAGGAGTCAGGAGATCCTGTCCAACGTGGGCGAGCACCAGACTTTCCCCTCGTCGTACTCCGTGAATAATTTCCAGGTGTGCAACAGTGGCAGCGACCTCAACGACCTGACGTCCTTGGATCCCTTCATGTGTCCGGACGCCTTGACGTCTTCTTTGCGCGAGTCGTTCTTCAGCGCGCCGTCCGTGCCCGATTCGGAGATCTTCACGTCCTTCGAGGAGAACGACGAGTCCATCCAGACTCCAGACTCCGAAAGGGAGCTCTCGCCTTGCCATTTCGCGTCGACGATGAGCAGGAAGAGGTCGATGAACGAGGCAGAATTCCAGAGCAAGTCCACGGATTCGATGTTTCGAAATCGGTCGACCAGGTCCTGCACGATACTGCGGCTGGAACCGTCCTTGCATCTTAGCAGGCTCAGAGTCAGGCCAGGTACCAATTACATTATCAAGGACATGGCAGGCAGGGGAAACAAACGCTTGGCGCCTCTTGCCACGCCGACACCCACGGACATTTGCACCCCCACGTTCGAGTTCGTCTCGGAGATCAAGGGCGACAACGGTGTCGGCGTTAGGGTATAG